The genomic window TGATGTTCAGGCATCAGAGCAGAGTGGATCCCAGCTCTGCACTGCCACTTCCAGAACTGCCCGGGATGCCTTAGAAAGGGCTGTCCATGCGGAGGGGacagagaaaacagatttcaCACGCACCAGGGGCAGCCAAGCATGCTCGTCCTGGGTTTGAGCCTGTCATGCTTCAGGCAGTCCCCCTCCAGTGGccgctggagctgctgcagcctgagctCGGCACGCCACGAGTGGCAGCAGCAACCtgagccccagctctgctgcgaACCTGGCCACAATCCAGCTGGGTAAACACATCTCGTGTGCTGGTGGCTGCTTCTGTGGAGAGGTTGTTCGTTTGGCCCGAGTCGGGGGCTTCAGTGGGATCCCAGCCCATGTGCAGCTCACACCTGGGCACTTAAACACCTTTGTAAGAGGACTgacagtgttggtttttttccttatcagaTAAGAGCCAAAAGGAGGGCTGTGTAGGTACCCGATAGCTCCGGGTAGCACAGGAGATGGTGTCGCTCCTCTCTaactttgtcttttctttcctgggaAGAAGATAAACCGGActcggcggcggcagcagcgctGAACCTGTCACCTAACGGCATTGGGAGCATCAACATGTCGGTGGAGATTAACGGCACGATTTATGCTGGTGAGGAGGAGCCGCCCCCCGGGGACATGTGGGGATGCCGAGCGGGCTGTGAGGAGGGTggtgtgctgctgggggctggctgtTTGCCGAAGCACAGCTCACAGCTCGTCTGGCTCAGAAAGCTCAGCAGGagctgatttgttttctttttggtcaagaTGAGTGCTCCTTCCTCCTGGGGTTGGGGGTGGTTGGTATTTTTTCAATCTCAGATGCTCCTGAACGCCGGTTCTCGGTGATTTGCTGTTTGTGCAAGGAGCTGTTGCTGTAATGGCATTCGTGTTTCTGCCATGATCTCTACTCTGGAGCTGTCCCCAGGGAAGCGCTTTGCTGGCAGTCCACACGTGGCATTTTGCTGTGGCAGGGAAGAGGGAACCTGGTGAGAAATCCAGCTTCTCCAGAGAGGGAACTTCTGTGTTAAGTGTTAGCAGGAAGGAGCAATGTGCCCCTTCTCCTAACCAGGAGGAGCTTAACCCAGCTTCTCTTCACACGCTGCAGGGAGGCAAGAGTTGTTGCTGTCCCTGTACCCAGCTCAAGCCATTTGACTTGTGCAGGTCACGTTTACGTGACAAAGCCCACAGTGGGAGACCTGGTGCTGCTCTTTCCAGTGGTGTTTGGGATCTTCCACTCTTCTGCATGCAAAAGATCCCACGGCAGGGGCTGACAGAGCAGGTCCCAGAGCACCCCCTCTTGTGTCCTTGCTATCACTGATGCTCTGATCTGCCTCGAAGCCTGCTGGCCTTGCACAGGGCCCCCTTCTGTTAGGGTGAACCCTTTGGGATTGCTCTCCCCCGTATCCTCCTGAGCCGTGTCACCCCCTaacctttctccttccctctccgTGCCTTGCAGGAGTGCTCTTTGCCCAGAAGCCAGTCGTCCATCTCATCGCGGGCTCCAGCACgcagagctcctgcagcagcagcagcagcagctcccactgcTCTGCCAGCCCTACCTCATCGCGGGGAACGCCCGGCGCGGAGCCCTCCACCAGCTGGTCTCTCTGACGGCCGGCCACACTCGCTGTCTCACACTGGCCCCCGGCAGCTCTCCCTCTCTGCTCGCGGCGGGGAGCGCGCCGGGAAGGAGTCGCACACGTTACCTCATCTCAAGGAACCTGCTTTGCGGCTGGCCGACGGCAAGATGATGATGCTGAAACCTTTCTGCGCCAGCGAGTTGTTCTTCATCGTCCGTTTGTCCAgccttttcctcccttctcccctttcttcctccctttctcttccgttttcttcctcctcctcctcctcctcctcctcctccttttcctcccgGGGTTGGCCGTGTTCCCGCTGGGGGTGGGACGTGGAGAGGGGGCACCCCTGGCGTTTTTCAATCAGGGATCGTCTCTAGGAGCGGCGGGCCGAGAGATGGCAGAGACGTCACCAAGGCAGGTGGAaggagccggggccggggcagggctgcggggtTCTCCTTGAGCCAGCAGCCACGCGGGCTCTTCCCACAAACCAACCCCGTGTGTTGACAATCCGAACGGCCGGCAGGCTGCCTTGCCCCTCTCCTGCCGGGCTCACAGCTGCCGAGCAGGCGAGCTGCCTCGCTTTTCTTCAGGCTCTGCCATGCTCTGGTCCTCCCCTCGGGCCCACAGTTCTTGCTTGCAGAGTCCCGAGAGACTTGATGAACCTCCTTCCCCCCTCTCGGAGGTGTTGGCCGCAGGGGAAGGACCCCCAGACACAGAAAAGCCCCCTCTCGTTCAGCTGCTTCGTTCTCCTGGCTGGTGCTGGCCCGTTCCCTGCTGTCGTTgcctttttcaggctttcagcCAAGTTCCAAATGCCCTCGACCTTGTCCCTCTGCCCTTGGGGAACTCATCCCGCTGACATTTCCCCTGAACTTGTTTTCGCTTGGGTTTGATTCTCTGCCCCATTTGACACAAGACCCGGTGGCTCCGCGAGCTCAGCCCCTGCTGGCGTGGCCTCGCTGTGTCCCCTCTCGTCCTGCTGCCCCGCACACGTCCTCCCCCGCCTGGAGGTCAGATCCCAGcaccctccctcctgccctggtgACGTCCTTTCCATCCTCCGGGCCCGAGTCAGGTTTTTTGAGCAGATGAAATACCTCAGATATGTACTTGTTgttgggtgttgtttttttttttgtttgtttgttttgggttgtttttttttttaacctcttcaGGAAGTATTGGCATATCTTATCGCttgattttttatatatatatatatatgtggttTTGCTGacgttgtgtttatttttttttatttttaattgtagcaccaaagacagaaaaaaaaaaaaaaagctgagtgaaggagcagcagcttccccatCCTTTAGGCTAGCCAGGAGACACACCGAGCACCACCATCCCAGGACATGCGCACGACAGGACAGGTAGAGGTAGGAACAGAGGGCAAGGGTGACAGCTGAGTTAGAGGAGCCATCCTTCGCCTCGGACAGGAGGCTGTCTCCAGAGGCCCTGTTGGATTTCTCCATCATTTCTCCATCCCCCGTCTGCCTGCCCGtcctcagagcagagcagcagtgagCCCACAGCAGCGATCCGTGGTGTTCTCCTTGTTCAGAGCCCTGGTGCAGGGGTGGCCCCGTCCCTTGGGCGAGACCACAGGCAGGAGCTCCCGCTCGCAGCGGCCCCGCTCCCTGGCTGTCAGTTTATGTGACTCGAGTTACCTGCAGCGGGAGGGAGCGACAGGAAGGCGCATGTCCTGGGATGGTTCTGCTCCACGATGGCCCACCTCCGCCTGCCTTCAGtggggaggcagagctgctccatgGCCGCGCACCTCCGAGGCATTTCATTGTCTCCACTCAGAGGATTTTCCAGACTCCGACTCATTCagactgttctttttttattttttccttttttttttttttcttttggttagtttttttttttttttggagatggggggtgggtttgggggctgTTTCCTAAGAGTGGGACTGGGGGACTTTTGGCTTTTCCTTATGCTTTCTTCTCTGGTCCTGGGGAGCAGAGGTTAGTAATGGGTGTTTTTGCTTATGTATCACCTGCTAACATTGTGTTTTCTTGCACAGAAAGGCACTCGAATCACTGAACTGCTAAACGGCTTCGACACTACTAGAGTATTAATGTTTATAAGCTTTACACAACTAGACTGGAAATAGACAGGGACTAACAGATTGTTTTGTATCCGATTCAGGGAAAGCAACAAGTCGGGATGCGTAACAGATACCTCAGTAAAATAAGCTGCAACCATACCCGGTCCTCCGTCGCCCCGATGACGAGGACCACTCAGACTGTGAAGAGGACCCCTTCCCCTGGCCTGGCTTTGATCCCGGTGCCCGGGTCTCCTACTGAGCTGCCAGGCCGCGGGGACAGGGGCAGAGAAACCAGCAGCAGCGAGGGGGTGGAggagcggggggccggggggggaggCCGGCTGCGATTCATTTCACTCGAGCGCGTGTTGGATTGTAATTAGTACTCAGGGGTTTTGGCACTGCGGGCTCGGGTCCGTTCCTGCCCGGCAGTGCGTCTGCTTCTCTTCGAGCTCCGGACCAGAGAAGGTTTCACAGCGAGCAgccaaaaatttaaaaaaaaagaaatttaggagaaaaaaaaaaggcaaagaaaaagccCCCAGCTGCTAAGGGAGCGGGTGGGGATGAAACCAAGCTGCTTGCCCTCCAGCTTGCTGCAGGGAGGCAAGGGCAGAGGCTCGGGgccgggggaaggggccgggggggctacGCGGGGGCGTTCACACCGCGTCCCTCCGCGGAGTCAGACCGGATTGTGCTCACcaaacagctgcagcagccttgcTACTCGTTTTCTTacctatttaaaagaaagaaaattaaaaaaaaaattaaaaaaaataaaaaaaaaagcaatgtgatAGCCTAGGCGGTGGATAAATACCTCAAGGTCTCCTTCCAACAAGTGTCTGTATatgttgttgttgggttttttctATCTTACACGTTCTCTGAATGTTTATATTCCAATAAACTTCTACCTCTTCACACCGGGACCCTGCCGGCGTCAtttggggcctggggggggacCGTGGTGGCCGTGCCTGGTGTCCTGGGACGGTTCCCCCATGGGGCTGGGTGTGAGCTGGGCACTGCCTGagccctgctcagctgcaggtGCTTTAACCTAAATTTTAACCTTTTAACCTAAATTTTAACCTTTTAACCTAAAATGCTCTGAGCAAGCTGCGGCGGTTCTGATGTCGGGCGGGAGCTGGTTTCCAGCCCTTTTAGCCCCAAATTTCCAAGGCCTCGCTGCTCCCCATGGTCAGCTCAGAGGCTGGAGGAGGGGGCGCGAAGCCCCCCGTGTTGGGGTCAGGCAGGGCCCTTCGCCTCCCCCGCGGCGCGCAAGGGGTTAACCTCCAGAACCAACGAGACGGGCGGCTAGAGCGGCCCTACCGGAAGCGGAAGTGAGCGGAGGGCGGCTgaggggggccgggccgggccgggccgcacccgggggcgctgcggggcccGGCGGAGGTGAgcggggggggcctgggggggtcCTAAAGGGGCCCGGGGGCAGCCTCAGGGGGTCATGGGGAGCCCTAAAGGGGTCCAGGGGCGgtttgaggggtctgggggcgccTCAGAAGGCCCTGGGGGAGGCCTGAAGGGGTCAGGGGGCGGCctgagggggctgggggaggcctgagggggctgggggtggcctaAGGGGGTCATGGGGCACGCtaaggggggctgggggtgcccccaAAGGCTCTGGGGGAGGCCTGGAGGGGTCAAGGGGTGGCTTAAGGGGGCCTTTGAGTGGCCTAAAGgagcctctgggcagcctaagggggtctgggggtggtTTTAGGGGTCTGGGGGTGATCTAAAGGGGCTTTGGGTGTCCTAAAGGGGTCTGGGAGCAGCCTGAGGGGGTCACGGGGTGCCCTAAGGGGGTCTGGGGGAGTTTTggagggtctgggggtgccCCAAAAGGCTCTGGGGGAGGCCTGAAGGGGTCAGGGGTGCCCTAAGGTGGCCTTTGGGCACCCTAAGGGTGTCTGGGGGTGGTTTTAGGGTCCTGCAGGTGCCTCAGAAGGCTCTGGGGGAGGTCTGACTGGGTCTGGAGGCACCCTAAAGAGGCTTAGCGGGAGGCCTGAGGGGTTCTAGGGGCACCCTGAGGGGGTCTGAGGATGGCTGAAGGGGTCTGAGGATGGCTGAAGGGAGCCTTTGGGCATCCTAAAGGAAACTTTGGGCACCCgaaggggctctgggggcaccCTGAGGGTATCGGGGCCACCCTgagggggctcggggccgggaGCTGAGCAGGCTGTGTGTGTGCCCGCAGATGCACCACTGCAGGCGGTACCGGTCCCCGgagcaggagccctgctggggCCAGCGGTGGAAGCGGCGGCGGTCCCGGAGCAGGGCCCCCGAGGGCAGGCTGCGCTGCCCGCCCCGCAGGGACCCAGCCAGGAGGTCGCGATCCAGAAGgtgaggggtgcgggggggcttcccccgggggctggggggcaggatCTCGGCACCCGTCCTCACCTCAGGGTGGGTGCAGCTGGGAGGGGATGCCTTAATCATTCAGAGTCTGGATTTGGTTTAACGAAGCAAACGAATTGTGCCCACAATTGgctttccccattttttttaattaacagatTATGGAGGTGGGATTTGGGTGAAAGCAGTCAGCTGCCGGGTGAGAACCTGTCTGCCCTTCCATCCTCAGGCTGTGAGCCTCCTGGGGGTCCCTCGGTACCCTCCAGTCCTTCAGGCTGTTATTTTTGAGTCCTCTCTACCTTAAAAGTTCAGACTGAGGTTTCAAAGAGGTGGGCTTGGAgttttggtggcttttttttttttttccattgtggaTAATTTAGCAGGCAAGGCAGGGTGAGATTTGGTTCCTAACCCAAGCTGAAATCAACCTGTGCACGTCTGCGTCGTGTTGGGCTGTCAGCAAGAACGCCAGTCGTAGCCAAAGCAGAGGGGAAACAAACCCCAAAAGCTGCTTTTTGCAGAGGGAGGCGGCTGTGACGAGGCCTTGGTCCAGCCTGGCTGGACACGTGCCCGAAACGCTGCTTTGGTCACGTTCTGTGGGTTTGGCACCAGCGTGCTgtggttttcttctgtcttgtGACGTTTTCtgccttaaaggaggctgcTCCTTCGGCACAGGGCTCGCTGTGGGGGCCGCAGGGTTTATCTGGAGGGCAGGGGCCGAATTCTCCTCCTGGCTCGTTGGAGCCATCACCGGAGGCACGCGGACACCCAGGGCCGGGTGTCTGGGGGCTCCCATCCCTACTGGGGCGATGTTttgggcactgctgctggcttgGCTCCTCGCTCATTAAAAAACAACCGAGAGGCCTTCCTGGGGGAGGAGAAACGGTGCTGGGAGAGcccccatgggtgcagggggaggcTCCGTGAGGCGGGCAGCTCGAAGCAGGCGCCTGCTTTCCCCCCAGCTCCTCGAAAGGTGGGAGCACCACGCGATTTTCCCTCTAGCAAAGCTTTGCTGTTTCCCTGAGCGACTTGGCTCTGAGGAgacagcccccgggggggctggcagcgggggcGGATTTGCCATCCTCGTGCAGCTCCGCACGTTGAGGTGTCGCTTGTGCCGCAGCCGGGACAGGACGCCGCCGCGCAGGAGGTACCGGGACAGGCGGGGCAGCGATGCCTGCAGGTTCGAGGAGCGGAGCCCGTCCTGGGGGGACGACTGCTGCCCGCCCCGCCTGCGGGGCCGAGAGCAGCACCGCgccaggcagcaccagcaccgcTGCAGAAAGCGCAGGACCAGGTCTTGTAGCAGCGCCTCCTCGGTGAGTAGCAGCCGGAACGAGCGCGGGGGCGCTTGGGGCCCTCACCCTTCCCCCCCTCCTTGCAGCTCGGAGCGCTCCGGGTGAGTACCTCTGCCCCCTCCTCGTGTCCACCTCGTTACGGGGGGCGTGCGGTCCCGAACCTGCGTGCTGGGGCGCTGGGAGAGGCGGTGGCTGGTGATTTTGGTGGCCCAGCCCCCAAAAGCTGTGGTAGGTGAGGAAATGGAGCTGCTTTCTTCATGGTCGGGGGGCGAGCCAAGGCTCCGGGTGGCACACGGGTGGCACGGGGACAGCCAGGCTgcggtgtccccgtccccgtgcaGATCTCAGCGCAGTGAGGGCCTCGCCTCcgcctgctggtgctgctgggggggtcTGGCAGGCAGCGAGGGTTCGGAGCGCTGCTGGCGGGTGCTGGGTGGTTTGTGCCCCGTCCCACGTGGGATCTGTCAGCCTCAGCGAGCCTTGCGTGAGCCGTGAGCACTGTGGTTGCCAGCCCTGGCCCCCTGCACTCGGCTCCCACCTCCCAAAAACCCACCTGCGTCCTCTGTGCCTGGTGCTGTGCAGCTTTCCCACCTGGCTGTACGGATTCATGGCATTCCCTGCTAGAGATGGTTCAAGGACTGCCAGGGAATGCTcggggcggggctggggggcttcTCCCCGGGCCTGGAGCAGCCTGGGGGTGCTGCGAGGTGTGGGCCCGAGCGTCTCTGCCtcgctgctgccctgcagcaggggaaGTTCTTGTCACTGCCAGTTCTGTCCGCTGCTCCCCTTCAGATTTTGGCACAGCACAGTGACCGCGTCCCGATCCCCGCAGTCCCCGCGGATACCTGCATGGTGTGGGGGCTCTGCCGGCCTGCTGCTCTCCttgcctgccttccttccccacTGATGTTTTCGTTCAGGTCTCAGAGGCAGGGTTATGGCTCGAACGCTGCGCTGTGGTTTGCGTGTGCGCGTGCGGTGAGGCGGTGTGCGGGGTTTGGGTCGCCTGAGCGGGCTCCTTGCAGGGCTCGCAGCTCTCCCCTGCGCCTCCTTCTGGCTCAGCTCACCTTGCGGGGCTCGCGGCTCCTTATTTTGGACCAGGTGGGGGACGAGGGGCACAGAAGAGCAGCCTGATAGAAAGCCAGGCATGGAAACGCAGAgctttgtttgcatttctttcgCTGTAGAGACTGTGGCCATTTTTAGGGCTAAATAGGAAACACCAGGGATCAGGGCAGGTTGACCAGCAGACCCCGGTCCTTGCGGGCCCGCCGGGCTGGTTTTGCAGTAGCAGGGGTGACCATGAGCTCGTGTCTTTTAGTGGAAGCTTGAAGGGGAGCGAAACGCTCCCTGGGGACTCACTCGAAGCGTCCCTCAGGCTCTTGCAGGCTTCAGCCTGcccccgaggaggaggaggagcagcgcTGGGTCCCCTCTCAGCAGACTGGGAGCTGGGCACCCGTTAGCtgaggggcagagctgctgctcctgctcagctGCCAGCTCGCCCAACCTTCCTCTTGTTCCCCAGCGGAGAAGAGGGCGTTCCTCTGGCCAAGCCCTCCTTCCTGCACCTCCCagggcacccttgggtgctgccGAGGTCGCTGCTCCCCCGGGGCACCCCGCAGagccccccagctgctgccctgcagcaaagAGGGGGGCGTTTGGTGGCAGCAGGCACCACAGCTGACGGAGGGTGTTCTTTACGTGCCTGTAGCTGTTGATTACTTGTCTGTGTTGAAGTCGGTTTGTGTCTTGACGTGTCCCTTGCACTATCCCTATCGTTATATATGCCGTGTGCCTTATGAAATGCTGGCATCTGGAAAACCCAcccgccgccgcgccgccgcctcTCCACCTTTGACTGACACCACAATCTGCCACCGGGGACTGCCCGCTGCGCGCGCTCGGCCGCAcgccgtgccgtgccggggGGCGGTGTGTGCAGAGAAGCCAGCAGAGCAGTAAGCGCAGCAGGAGCGTGGAAGATGACAAGGAAGGCCACCTGGTGTGCAGGACCGGCGATTGGCTTCACGAGCGATGTACAGCCACCTTGCGTAAAACTTTACCTCTACTTCCTCCCCCTGTGCTAGCCGAGATCTCTCCCCCCCGTACCGGAGGGGTCTCTAGCGTTTATTGTAACGGACTCACCAGTAAATTGCCTGAGGCAGACAATAGAGGCGTGAGCTTTAAAGAGCGTAGCAGCCAGAGACGTTTCTGTTTTGACGTGTTATTGCTGGGAGATTTGCAGGACCCCGGCTCTCACCCGGCCCCCGAGGCTCACGCCCgctcctcttctctctcctaGACGAGATCGTTGGCAGCCTCGGCGAAGGCACTTTTGGCAAAGTGGTGGAGTGTGTCGACCACGCCAGGTGGGCAGCCCTCCCTTCCCCATCTCCTCTATCATGGCAGGATTTGTGCTCGCTCAGTGGCTGAGGGCTTCAGGATGGGCCAGCCGGACAGGGAGGTGGCCTCAATCTGCCAGGGTGCTTCTTTTTCTGCTCCTCTCCCATGGTTACACCCGACCCCTGtcccttcctctcttctcctgacctgctggggggctgccgggTCGGGACGTGGCTTGAGCACTTCAAATCTCCGTGGTATTTAATTGCTTGCCAAGGTTGGGACAAGGGCAGAACGGCTGATCTCCTACCCACACCTCGTTTTTGGTTTCCCTGCACTATCACTCCCTCATCCTGAGCTTGCTGGAGGCCATCTCCTTCCTCCGCctggttttatttattagttTGCCACACGCCTGCTcgcagcactgcagggctgagctAAGGGAAGCCAGTGGGAACGTGGTCTGAATGTACCCTTGGGAATCTCCTCATCATCCTGCAGTGCCCTGTGGGGTGTGTGTGCCGGTGACAGTGGCTTCTTCTCTGACTCCTTTGTCTCTTCCCTCGCAGAGGCAAATCCCAGGTGGCActgaaaatcataaaaaatGTTGGGAAGTACCGAGAAGCAGCCAGGCTGGAAATTAACGTCCTGAAGAAGAtcaaggagaaggacaaggagaaCAAATTGTGAGTTGCTGCGAAGCTCCCAGGCAGCCAGTGCCGCGTCCTCAGAGACGTTCAGCCTGCCTGAACGAGGTCCAAAGCCGCCCAGAGCTGAGGACTGGATGTACCTGCTGCTCGCTGGGTGAGCAAAGCGGGCGGGAGGTTTGTCTGCAGCATCAGTGGAGGGATTGCTGTGCTTCCAGGTCAGCCGGCTCAGGGCTTTTGTTCACCAAAAACTGGGAGAATGACTTCTGTCGAGCTTCTGAACTCGGTTAATCCTCGTGCCGTTCTCTCTGCCTAGCTTGTGCGTCCTGATGTCGGACTGGTTCAACTTCCATGGCCACATGTGCATCGCCTTCGAGCTTCTCGGCAAGAACACTTTTGAGTTCCTGAAAGAGAACAACTTCCAGCCCTACCCTCTCCCTCAGATCCGGCACATGGCCTACCAGCTCTGCCACGCCTTGAGATGTGAGTGACCCGGGGCCAGCCTTTGAGgttgccagcagctgcttgTTCTGCAGCGCGTGCTTTTTTGGGGTTGTTTCAACCTGTAGTAGGACCTGAATGTCCTAGCTTCCTTTTCTGAAGCTGCTAAGAAGATAAGATATGATGATTTCTGTGGAGTAGTCTTtagatttgctttcttttccttgtgaaaggaaaggaggagaggCTTGTGAGCTCTTTTGTCCTTTGTTAGAAATGCGTAGTCACTGCTAGGCTTTGCCTCTCTGGAATGGGCTGGGGTGGAAGCAAGGAGTCAGCTTGCGTCAGGGTGTCCAGTACATGGACTTGGTGCTCCAGTGCCTGGCTCTGacgtgtttttttccctctcctcttccccccgTGCAGTTCTACACGACAACCAGCTGACTCACACTGACCTCAAGCCAGAAAACATCTTGTTCGTCAACTCTGACTTCGACACTCTGTACAACGAGAAAAAGGTGGGTTATGGCTGAGGGAGGTGACTGAGGCAGGAACGGCCGCCTGCCCCCTCACTGCAGAAGGTGGATCTTCCCTCTTCTGGGCATCCCTCACAAGCCTGTTCAGGAAGAACAACCTGGGAGCTTTCCCTCCTGTTTTTTAAGAGCCTTAAGGCTCTGCTTCAGTGGCTCCAGCCGCAGTTCAGCTGCTGCCCTTAACACGGACACGGGATGTCAATAGCTCAGAGCTTCCCACTTGGGATCCTTCTGATTAACAGCGTGGATGGGGCGCTTCTGGGGACAGAGGGCTCCTGTCAGAGCCTGAACCAGCTGCTAAAAGCTCCGAGGCTTTCTCCTTTGCTCGCAGAGCTGCGAGGAGAAATCCATCCGGAACACGAGCATCCGCGTGGCTGATTTTGGAAGCGCCACCTTCGACCACGAGCACCACACCACCATCGTGGCCACCCGGCACTACCGCCCCCCCGAAGTGATTCTTGGTGAGCGGCGCGGGGTGGCAGGGGGCGGCTGGAAGGAGGCatggtgggagctgctgggagcacgGGGCTAGCTTtactctctctgcagagctgggctgggcacagccctgtgATGTCTGGAGTACCGGCTGCATCTTGTTCGAGTACTATCGGGGCTTCACGCTCTTCCAGGTATGACTTGCAAAAGGCATCGTGTTTTTTGGCCAAACTGAGAGTTCTTACTGTCAAAAAAAAGGCTAGAATTAGGTACAGGGAGGGGAAATGAAAGGATAGAAAAAGCAGGAGAGGAAGCAGAGCTGGACAGGACCTGCACCACTCCTGGCTTCTCTCTCATCCTCTCTGCCTAAGTGACAGGCTGTTGTCACCAGCTCTCCAAGCTCTGAAGCAATGCGCTGCTGCTCTTTTCCTTCGCAGACCCACGAGAACCGTGAGCATCTGGTCATGATGGAGAAAATCCTTGGGCCCCTTCCCTCTCACATGATCCACAGAACTCGGTGAGAGCCTGCAACTGCACCGCCAGCACCCAGGTTAAGTGGTTGTGGTGGCTAACGAGTCAGGGTGCCAGTTGTGTTGGCACACCCAGGCTAACCACCTCTATAACCACAGGGAACTCGCTGGAAGTTGGGGTTCTGAGCCTGATCACTGGTTTTAGGGGCAGTGGTTCAGCTGCTGAGGGAGTAATTAATAATTACTATTAATTGTCATTGAGTCTCACgggctgctgctcttcctgtCGGTGGGGGTGAGCTCCCTGGGGCAGCCCCCTGAGcacctttcctcctccccaggaAGCAGAAATACTTCCACAACGGGAACCTGGTATGGGACGAGAACACATCCGATGGGAGATACGTGCAAGAGAACTGCAAGCCCCTGCGGGTAGGTGGCAGA from Anas platyrhynchos isolate ZD024472 breed Pekin duck chromosome 11, IASCAAS_PekinDuck_T2T, whole genome shotgun sequence includes these protein-coding regions:
- the CLK3 gene encoding dual specificity protein kinase CLK3 isoform X1; this translates as MHHCRRYRSPEQEPCWGQRWKRRRSRSRAPEGRLRCPPRRDPARRSRSRSRDRTPPRRRYRDRRGSDACRFEERSPSWGDDCCPPRLRGREQHRARQHQHRCRKRRTRSCSSASSRSQQSSKRSRSVEDDKEGHLVCRTGDWLHERCTATLHEIVGSLGEGTFGKVVECVDHARGKSQVALKIIKNVGKYREAARLEINVLKKIKEKDKENKFLCVLMSDWFNFHGHMCIAFELLGKNTFEFLKENNFQPYPLPQIRHMAYQLCHALRFLHDNQLTHTDLKPENILFVNSDFDTLYNEKKSCEEKSIRNTSIRVADFGSATFDHEHHTTIVATRHYRPPEVILELGWAQPCDVWSTGCILFEYYRGFTLFQTHENREHLVMMEKILGPLPSHMIHRTRKQKYFHNGNLVWDENTSDGRYVQENCKPLRTYMLHDSLEHAQLFDLMRRMLEFDPSQRITFSEALLHPFFAGLSAEERMLCGRSASRDLSR
- the CLK3 gene encoding dual specificity protein kinase CLK3 isoform X2, which gives rise to MHHCRRYRSPEQEPCWGQRWKRRRSRSRAPEGRLRCPPRRDPARRSRSRSRDRTPPRRRYRDRRGSDACRFEERSPSWGDDCCPPRLRGREQHRARQHQHRCRKRRTRSCSSASSRSQQSSKRSRSVEDDKEGHLVCRTGDWLHERYEIVGSLGEGTFGKVVECVDHARGKSQVALKIIKNVGKYREAARLEINVLKKIKEKDKENKFLCVLMSDWFNFHGHMCIAFELLGKNTFEFLKENNFQPYPLPQIRHMAYQLCHALRFLHDNQLTHTDLKPENILFVNSDFDTLYNEKKSCEEKSIRNTSIRVADFGSATFDHEHHTTIVATRHYRPPEVILELGWAQPCDVWSTGCILFEYYRGFTLFQTHENREHLVMMEKILGPLPSHMIHRTRKQKYFHNGNLVWDENTSDGRYVQENCKPLRTYMLHDSLEHAQLFDLMRRMLEFDPSQRITFSEALLHPFFAGLSAEERMLCGRSASRDLSR
- the CLK3 gene encoding dual specificity protein kinase CLK3 isoform X3; the encoded protein is MSDWFNFHGHMCIAFELLGKNTFEFLKENNFQPYPLPQIRHMAYQLCHALRFLHDNQLTHTDLKPENILFVNSDFDTLYNEKKSCEEKSIRNTSIRVADFGSATFDHEHHTTIVATRHYRPPEVILELGWAQPCDVWSTGCILFEYYRGFTLFQTHENREHLVMMEKILGPLPSHMIHRTRKQKYFHNGNLVWDENTSDGRYVQENCKPLRTYMLHDSLEHAQLFDLMRRMLEFDPSQRITFSEALLHPFFAGLSAEERMLCGRSASRDLSR